A stretch of Mobula birostris isolate sMobBir1 chromosome 2, sMobBir1.hap1, whole genome shotgun sequence DNA encodes these proteins:
- the erich1 gene encoding uncharacterized protein erich1: MSQPVPNYKSLPVDEFWGKTAQTRYEPLATSTHAYPQANAGRTSRHVERQQTPTTAHVPHRKRGSSCSQYPPTGRRNYRCRIINCTDHAVSPLLGSSVGSCMCISGKYTCCGVCIGFVPMMGETVRSMMVDRKRDAARNRFLPTQESHRPATYLFNTEQFTINLRTVFKQKVLQKLYFSSPLEEKTNEVPSKKSSTKQEKRELERNKSTEAKGTAQIDPECRKVYTVSLPPPEYEESAPEPNEQHEPQESSEEESEGRHSAEKFHRKHKRKRKFKSLVHKDFREKTNTEFQQPAVLQTDILQTLTYSEKPKTEMLTKNRRRKLKKKRHKEKLKAAGLVSKAAAVEFIYLPVEGSNGDVVGAEKAAEVID; this comes from the exons ATGTCTCAACCAGtgccaaactacaaaagtttgccagttgatgagttctggggGAAGACTGCccaaa CCAGGTATGAACCGCTTGCAACCAGTACGCATGCGTATCCACAAGCCAACGCCGGCCGGACGTCACGTCACGTTGAGCGGCAGCAGACGCCCACAACTGCGCATGTGCCACATCGCAAGCGGGGATCTTCATGTTCGCAATATCCGCCGACGGGAAGGCGGAATTATCGGTGTAGGATAATCAATTGCACTGATCATGCCGTGTCCCCTCTTCTTGGTTCATCAGTCGGATCTTGTATGTGTATTAGTGGAAAATATACATGTTGTGGAGTTTGTATAGGATTTGTTCCAATGATGGGGGAGACGGTGAGGTCAATGATGGTGGACAGAAAGCGAG atGCAGCACGGAACAGGTTCTTACCGACCCAAGAGTCGCACCGCCCGGCAACCTACCTGTTTAACACAGAgcaatttacaattaacctacgaactg TATTCAAGCAAAAGGTATTACAGAAATTGTATTTTTCATCACCTCTTGAAGAAAAGACAAATGAAGTCCCAAGCAAAAAATCAAGCACAAAGCAAGAGAAGAGGGAACTGGAGAGAAACAAATCTACAGAAGCAAAAG GTACTGCACAGATTGATCCTGAATGCAGGAAAGTGTACACAGTAAGCCTGCCCCCTCCTGAATATGAAGAGTCTGCACCTGAACCAAATGAGCAGCATGAACCGCAAGAGTCAAGTGAAGAAGAATCAGAAG gAAGGCATTCTGCAGAAAAATTCCACAGAAAGCACAAGCGGAAAAGAAAATTCAAGAGCTTGGTGCATAAAGACTTCCGTGAAAAGACGAACACAGAATTTCAACAGCCAGCGGTTTTGCAGACTGACATCTTGCAAACCTTGACATATTCTGAAAAGCCAAAAACAGAAATGTTAACTAAAAACAGAAGAAGGAAACTCAAAAAGAAACGACATAAAGAAAAGCTGAAGGCAGCTGGACTGGTATCAAAAGCtgcagctgtggaattcatttatCTACCAGTCGAGGGCAGTAATGGTGATGTTGTTGGAGCTGAAAAGGCTGCTGAGGTCATTGACTGA